A stretch of Rhizobium sp. TH2 DNA encodes these proteins:
- a CDS encoding anti-sigma factor produces MTTADFDDETLMAFADGEADEITIARVMRAMAGSPAIAARVEMFRATRTKVAQSMKPLISEPVPPGLRLSVDAMIERDAEARALKARTQKAPEQNIVELAPWLKKRPGLRTPPWFAPLAACIVLMIGAAGGYVAGVTMPAQVQPEFASIQDPAIIKALSEIPSGGHVDLQASGRTLEPVLSFKLEDGTLCREYKLREANAKGVISIACLDNDRWQTHLLMASAQPEEGYAPAGAAETIDAYLASIHAGSPLDGTAEEEALRSIRR; encoded by the coding sequence ATGACCACAGCGGATTTTGACGATGAGACATTGATGGCCTTTGCCGACGGGGAGGCGGACGAGATCACGATCGCGCGCGTGATGCGTGCCATGGCGGGCAGCCCCGCGATCGCGGCGCGTGTCGAGATGTTTCGTGCCACGCGTACCAAGGTTGCGCAGTCCATGAAGCCTCTGATCAGCGAGCCGGTGCCGCCCGGACTCAGGTTATCGGTCGATGCGATGATCGAGCGCGACGCTGAGGCAAGGGCGCTGAAGGCCCGAACGCAGAAGGCGCCCGAACAGAATATCGTTGAGCTCGCGCCTTGGCTCAAAAAACGTCCTGGGCTCAGGACGCCGCCATGGTTCGCGCCGCTCGCAGCCTGCATCGTGCTGATGATCGGAGCGGCCGGCGGCTATGTCGCCGGCGTGACGATGCCTGCTCAGGTGCAGCCTGAATTCGCTTCGATCCAGGATCCCGCGATCATCAAGGCGCTCTCGGAAATTCCATCCGGCGGCCATGTCGATTTGCAGGCATCGGGCCGCACGCTGGAACCAGTGCTCAGCTTCAAGCTGGAAGATGGCACGCTATGCCGCGAATACAAGCTGCGCGAAGCCAATGCGAAGGGCGTGATTTCAATCGCGTGCCTGGACAATGACCGCTGGCAGACGCATCTGTTGATGGCTTCGGCGCAGCCTGAAGAAGGGTATGCCCCGGCGGGTGCCGCCGAGACGATCGATGCTTATCTTGCCTCCATTCACGCAGGTTCGCCGCTCGATGGTACGGCTGAGGAGGAAGCACTTCGTTCGATCCGGCGCTAG
- a CDS encoding cupin domain-containing protein, which produces MTVESTLFERSDWVPNNPTLPVLIYRRALPLHADMAAEFEESFRQNGWQGLWRNGVFSYQHYHTHAHEVLGIARGQAHLLIGGPAGRKMKVGSGDCLVLPAGTGHMRLSASDDFLVVGGYPPGQHADIRTADPGEAGLAAIKAVALPRTDPIEGRDGALVKLWKSHE; this is translated from the coding sequence ATGACTGTCGAAAGCACACTGTTCGAGCGAAGTGATTGGGTTCCCAACAATCCGACTTTGCCTGTGCTTATCTATCGCCGGGCATTGCCCTTGCATGCCGACATGGCGGCCGAGTTTGAGGAAAGCTTCAGGCAGAACGGCTGGCAGGGCCTGTGGCGCAACGGCGTGTTTTCCTATCAGCATTATCACACACATGCCCATGAAGTGCTGGGTATTGCTCGCGGGCAGGCGCACTTGCTGATCGGCGGACCTGCCGGACGCAAGATGAAAGTCGGTTCGGGCGACTGCCTGGTCCTGCCTGCGGGGACCGGACATATGCGGTTGAGCGCGAGCGACGATTTCCTGGTTGTCGGCGGCTATCCGCCGGGTCAGCATGCCGACATCCGCACGGCTGATCCAGGTGAGGCAGGGCTTGCAGCCATCAAAGCGGTGGCTCTACCGCGGACCGATCCCATCGAAGGGCGAGATGGCGCTCTTGTGAAGCTATGGAAATCGCACGAGTGA
- a CDS encoding RNA polymerase sigma factor, with protein sequence MSQVISFSARLIGFLPNMRRFSISLTGSPDIADDLVQTACERALAHQESFDPDTRFDAWIFRIIRNLWIDQVRRIRTAGPREEIDNHAAVLGVGGEGDALARMELKEVATAMASLSADQREVLVLVCIEDFSYRDAADMLDLPIGTVMSRLARARKNLAIASGIIQGKDRSSDEKG encoded by the coding sequence ATGTCTCAGGTAATTTCGTTCAGTGCACGGCTTATCGGCTTCCTACCCAATATGCGTCGCTTCTCCATCTCGCTCACCGGTTCGCCGGATATCGCCGACGATCTGGTCCAGACAGCCTGCGAGCGTGCGCTTGCGCATCAGGAGAGCTTCGACCCTGACACCCGATTCGATGCCTGGATATTCCGTATCATCCGCAATCTCTGGATCGACCAGGTGCGGCGGATCCGGACTGCCGGTCCGCGCGAGGAAATAGACAATCACGCGGCCGTCCTCGGCGTCGGCGGCGAAGGCGATGCGCTGGCGCGGATGGAACTGAAGGAAGTGGCCACGGCGATGGCAAGCCTTTCCGCCGACCAGCGCGAGGTGCTCGTTCTGGTCTGCATCGAGGATTTCTCGTACCGGGACGCTGCCGACATGCTCGACCTGCCGATCGGTACAGTAATGAGCCGATTGGCGCGAGCCCGGAAAAATCTCGCGATTGCGAGTGGAATAATTCAAGGCAAGGACCGTTCTTCGGATGAGAAAGGTTGA